From a single Candidatus Tanganyikabacteria bacterium genomic region:
- a CDS encoding carbohydrate ABC transporter permease, whose protein sequence is MAQALSRGAFYAVLAFFTLFSIFPFVFSVLTSLKEPGKAFAPGIWPERFTLSNYIEVVQSTPLFLQWVVNSVLVAGVSVGVLVLLAMMGGYAFARIAFPGRDLLFVTMLATMMIPGQVLWIPNYATLANLGWINTYWALIPAFVGTLTSGIFMVSQFLKAMPKELEEAALIDGLSRYSLFWRIIVPLAGPVIGTMTITSFMASWNSFAWPVIVLNSPELFTLPIGLNFFKGLYITKWTLIMAGSMFNTIPVLLVFMLFQRYFVKGIATAGMKD, encoded by the coding sequence TTGGCGCAGGCGCTGTCGCGGGGCGCCTTCTACGCGGTGCTGGCGTTCTTCACGCTCTTCTCGATCTTCCCGTTCGTCTTCTCGGTCCTGACCTCGCTCAAGGAGCCCGGGAAGGCCTTCGCTCCGGGCATCTGGCCCGAGCGCTTCACGCTTTCGAACTACATCGAGGTCGTGCAGTCCACCCCGCTGTTCTTGCAGTGGGTCGTCAACAGCGTGCTGGTGGCCGGGGTCTCGGTGGGCGTCCTGGTGCTCCTGGCGATGATGGGCGGCTATGCCTTCGCCCGCATCGCGTTCCCGGGCCGGGATCTCCTGTTCGTCACCATGCTCGCCACGATGATGATCCCGGGCCAGGTGCTGTGGATCCCCAACTACGCGACGCTGGCCAATCTGGGGTGGATCAACACGTACTGGGCGTTGATTCCCGCCTTCGTGGGCACCTTGACCAGCGGCATCTTCATGGTCAGCCAGTTCCTCAAGGCCATGCCCAAGGAACTCGAGGAGGCCGCCCTCATCGACGGCCTGTCGCGCTACAGCCTCTTCTGGCGCATCATCGTGCCGCTGGCCGGGCCGGTGATCGGCACGATGACCATCACGAGCTTCATGGCTAGCTGGAATTCGTTCGCGTGGCCGGTGATCGTGCTCAATTCGCCCGAACTGTTCACACTGCCTATCGGCCTGAACTTCTTCAAGGGGCTGTACATTACGAAGTGGACGTTGATCATGGCGGGATCGATGTTCAACACCATCCCGGTCCTGCTGGTGTTCATGCTGTTCCAGCGCTACTTCGTCAAGGGCATCGCGACCGCCGGAATGAAGGATTGA
- a CDS encoding DUF433 domain-containing protein, whose amino-acid sequence MTWRDVIISDPEVLGGKPVLKGTRLSVEFVLELLAAGWDQKAIEDNYPNLTPERIRAVLAYAAETFREERFYLLPPPGQSA is encoded by the coding sequence GTGACTTGGCGGGACGTAATCATCTCGGATCCGGAGGTCCTGGGAGGGAAGCCGGTCCTGAAGGGGACGCGGCTTTCGGTGGAGTTCGTACTCGAGCTACTTGCGGCTGGCTGGGATCAGAAGGCCATCGAAGATAACTATCCAAACCTCACTCCCGAGCGGATCCGGGCGGTCCTCGCCTACGCGGCCGAGACCTTCCGGGAGGAGCGCTTCTACCTGCTGCCTCCGCCGGGACAGAGCGCGTGA